One segment of Thermococcus profundus DNA contains the following:
- a CDS encoding S8 family peptidase: MSRKTLSVLVVLIMALAIVPVTSAPAAATPTVANQNPTTAKLMPVDKQIEKLLQGDEKELRLIIAPAKDKTMKVYDEISKIGKIDPISKPEYQFIVATIPRENLEKLRQIDGIIGIWEDRMVKLPEPVKEPDALPPKDAPQMPNMFLSVFTTQAYNTWVDYGVLGENVTVAVLDTGIDVGHPFLQRTLDGRRKIIDVYDASDEGIAQLYYATDEVQNGTITVDMTVPVYWGVYAKYYGHNPTTEYTMTSYYVGNISGDEYYLGLLPERYFDLNNFAGTPNDPYDLGLFGDLSDVYPVLVVNQSGNFVAYIDYNLNNDFTDDQPLGLFNLTGDYFQTPTLVDIALSRVHIGDMSNDENYPYTIPYGQGIGYAMFMWDAHGHGTHVSGTIAGVGLPDDPVFSDVYGMAPNAQLMEVKVLPGELGFGRTSWIINGMFYAALNGADVISMSLGGGGEINDGLETPEIFFANLLTDYFGVTFAIAAGNEGPTTNTVHAPGDSDLVITVGAYRSSQRWQIFYGVDGVADTMASFSSRGPRMDGLLDPDVTAPGEMIFSSLPLWNTIITGKWYRYYGIWDGTSMATPHVSGAVALMISYAKAHGLRYDPFMIKRALEMTGKHLEETTMIDEGFGLIQVEDAIAALENLSKEPTTYIYGGTTFTGFRNALDKEKIPLSPAYADFNSYFHGEFGLPYFYRGVYIRNEFPESVPLYFYPMDYYPGWGLWYTGSEKAYQISTNVDWITPSTSMVVAGNQTIGAFSIQIDYSKLQPGHIYVGLVYIDDPDTSYIDGFIPVIVDYPMNPNGESHASLSDTALPGVAKHYYFQVAPGTKELRVTLRVPLDENGNPMGRTTLMIARPEGAVVARYVPRYYFVGPGLPEYTWVIKDPEPGTWEITAYTSTFTKPRTGYNESHYEIEVEAASLGVSPHIVRTYSDKPGVVKTQAELVNRGYGDVEVNVTGLGLGRLDLAYAMDRNVTQDGWDVIGVIPVTSSDYYFRVGITQPEDPSADLDLYVYYFPTYDDLMNFTNYELYTDQIGPTSYEYYEAFMPAPGYYLIAVYGYDTVGYNPIHYLFYYQLLGDNGDLQVEPSNVQVNNNGEMPINLMAKVDETGTYLGVVEVVNAETGELIDYAPVIVDVGTPQVAVVPYVEGEIKPGNTVNVTLELRDPNSGDLITSGTKVYVNGMYYYTTLGTVKFEYKVKAGDNLLHITVINPNYGYTDTVLVLNQKVEATKEVKKIESKYEETVTEYYAELTEAMETLPIQTVARISAVTNAYIQKSEEFRGKAMKYALYDPMVSQYYMKQAYKYAVLAQYTLQYYMAMYG; the protein is encoded by the coding sequence ATGAGCAGAAAGACCCTTAGCGTCTTGGTTGTTTTGATTATGGCCCTGGCCATCGTTCCAGTGACTTCAGCGCCAGCTGCCGCCACTCCAACGGTTGCAAATCAGAATCCAACCACTGCGAAACTTATGCCAGTTGATAAGCAGATTGAAAAGCTTCTCCAAGGAGACGAAAAGGAGCTTAGGCTCATCATAGCGCCGGCGAAGGACAAGACCATGAAGGTCTACGACGAGATATCCAAGATCGGTAAGATCGACCCCATAAGCAAACCCGAGTACCAGTTTATAGTTGCCACGATCCCGAGGGAGAACCTTGAGAAGCTCAGGCAGATCGATGGGATAATCGGGATCTGGGAGGACAGGATGGTTAAGCTCCCCGAGCCTGTAAAGGAGCCCGATGCCCTCCCACCAAAGGACGCCCCCCAGATGCCCAACATGTTCCTGAGCGTCTTCACCACCCAAGCTTACAACACCTGGGTCGACTACGGTGTTCTCGGTGAGAACGTTACCGTTGCGGTTCTTGATACTGGAATCGACGTCGGCCACCCCTTCCTCCAGAGGACCCTTGACGGCAGGAGGAAGATCATAGACGTTTACGACGCAAGCGATGAGGGAATCGCCCAGCTCTACTACGCCACTGACGAGGTTCAGAATGGAACCATCACAGTTGACATGACGGTTCCGGTTTACTGGGGTGTTTATGCCAAATACTATGGTCACAACCCAACCACTGAGTACACAATGACCTCCTACTACGTCGGAAACATAAGCGGAGACGAGTACTACCTCGGACTCCTTCCGGAGAGGTACTTCGACCTCAACAACTTCGCAGGCACTCCGAACGACCCATACGACCTTGGCCTCTTCGGAGACCTCAGCGACGTCTACCCCGTCCTCGTCGTCAACCAGAGCGGAAACTTCGTTGCTTACATCGACTACAACCTCAACAATGACTTTACCGACGACCAGCCTCTCGGATTGTTTAACCTGACCGGCGACTACTTCCAGACCCCGACTCTCGTCGACATTGCCCTCTCAAGGGTGCACATCGGGGACATGAGCAACGACGAGAACTACCCGTACACGATACCCTACGGGCAGGGAATCGGCTACGCAATGTTCATGTGGGATGCCCACGGCCACGGAACCCACGTCAGCGGTACTATAGCTGGTGTTGGTCTCCCGGATGATCCAGTCTTCAGCGACGTCTATGGAATGGCTCCCAACGCCCAGCTCATGGAAGTTAAGGTCCTCCCTGGCGAACTTGGATTTGGAAGAACGAGCTGGATCATCAACGGAATGTTCTACGCGGCCCTTAACGGTGCGGACGTCATAAGCATGTCCCTCGGCGGCGGTGGAGAGATAAACGACGGTCTTGAGACCCCGGAGATCTTCTTCGCCAACCTCCTAACCGACTACTTTGGAGTTACCTTCGCCATAGCCGCCGGCAACGAGGGACCAACCACCAACACCGTCCACGCCCCAGGTGACAGCGACCTTGTCATAACCGTAGGCGCATACCGCTCAAGCCAGCGCTGGCAGATATTCTACGGTGTTGACGGCGTTGCCGACACCATGGCGAGCTTCTCAAGCAGGGGGCCGAGGATGGACGGTCTGCTCGACCCGGACGTAACCGCGCCTGGTGAGATGATATTCTCAAGTCTGCCGCTCTGGAATACCATTATAACAGGCAAGTGGTACAGGTACTACGGCATCTGGGATGGAACCTCTATGGCAACACCTCACGTCAGCGGTGCCGTCGCCCTCATGATCAGCTATGCAAAGGCCCACGGCCTCAGGTACGACCCGTTCATGATAAAGCGCGCCCTTGAGATGACCGGAAAGCACCTCGAAGAGACGACGATGATCGACGAGGGCTTTGGCCTTATACAGGTCGAGGACGCCATAGCCGCCCTTGAGAACCTGAGCAAGGAGCCCACCACCTACATCTACGGCGGAACGACCTTTACCGGCTTCAGGAATGCCCTCGACAAAGAGAAGATACCGCTCAGCCCCGCTTACGCTGACTTCAACAGCTACTTCCACGGCGAGTTTGGACTCCCGTACTTCTACCGCGGTGTCTACATCAGGAACGAGTTCCCGGAGAGCGTGCCGCTCTACTTCTACCCGATGGACTACTACCCAGGATGGGGCCTCTGGTACACCGGATCTGAGAAGGCCTACCAAATAAGCACCAACGTCGACTGGATAACACCGAGCACCAGCATGGTTGTGGCAGGCAACCAGACCATCGGAGCCTTCTCAATCCAGATCGACTACTCGAAGCTCCAGCCGGGCCACATCTACGTCGGCCTCGTCTACATCGACGACCCTGACACGAGCTACATCGACGGCTTCATCCCTGTCATCGTGGACTATCCGATGAACCCGAACGGTGAGAGCCACGCCTCTCTGAGCGACACTGCCCTTCCGGGCGTCGCCAAGCACTACTACTTCCAGGTCGCTCCGGGAACCAAGGAGCTCCGCGTCACCCTCAGGGTTCCCCTCGATGAGAACGGAAACCCGATGGGAAGGACGACCCTCATGATAGCCAGGCCAGAGGGAGCCGTCGTTGCCCGTTACGTCCCGAGATACTACTTCGTCGGTCCAGGACTTCCGGAATACACCTGGGTTATCAAGGATCCAGAGCCCGGAACCTGGGAGATAACCGCCTACACGAGCACCTTCACCAAGCCGAGGACAGGTTACAACGAGTCCCACTACGAGATAGAGGTTGAGGCTGCTTCACTTGGAGTCTCACCGCACATCGTCAGGACTTACTCCGACAAGCCCGGCGTAGTTAAGACCCAGGCCGAGCTCGTCAACAGAGGGTACGGCGACGTTGAGGTCAACGTCACCGGCCTCGGTCTCGGAAGGCTCGACCTCGCCTACGCCATGGACAGGAACGTCACCCAGGATGGGTGGGACGTCATCGGCGTCATCCCCGTCACCTCAAGCGACTACTACTTCCGCGTCGGCATAACCCAGCCAGAGGATCCAAGCGCAGACCTCGACCTCTACGTGTACTACTTCCCGACCTACGATGATCTCATGAACTTCACGAACTACGAGCTCTACACTGACCAGATTGGTCCAACCAGCTACGAGTACTACGAGGCCTTCATGCCTGCTCCGGGCTACTACCTAATAGCGGTCTACGGCTACGACACCGTCGGCTACAACCCGATCCACTACCTGTTCTACTACCAGCTCCTTGGAGACAACGGAGACCTCCAGGTTGAGCCCTCTAACGTTCAGGTCAATAACAACGGGGAGATGCCCATAAACCTGATGGCCAAAGTGGACGAAACCGGAACCTACCTTGGCGTCGTCGAAGTCGTCAACGCCGAGACAGGGGAGCTCATAGACTACGCCCCGGTCATCGTTGACGTTGGAACCCCGCAGGTTGCCGTGGTTCCGTACGTTGAGGGCGAGATCAAGCCAGGCAACACAGTTAACGTTACCCTCGAACTCCGCGATCCGAACAGCGGTGACCTCATAACCAGCGGCACCAAGGTGTACGTCAACGGCATGTACTACTACACCACCCTCGGAACGGTCAAGTTCGAGTACAAAGTCAAAGCCGGGGACAACCTCCTCCACATCACCGTGATAAACCCGAACTACGGATACACTGACACGGTACTCGTTCTCAACCAGAAGGTAGAGGCAACCAAAGAAGTGAAGAAGATCGAGTCCAAGTACGAGGAAACCGTGACTGAATACTACGCCGAGCTCACCGAGGCCATGGAGACACTTCCGATCCAGACCGTTGCCAGGATATCCGCGGTCACGAACGCTTACATCCAGAAGTCGGAGGAGTTCAGGGGCAAGGCGATGAAGTACGCGCTCTACGACCCGATGGTCAGCCAGTACTACATGAAGCAGGCCTACAAGTACGCCGTGCTCGCCCAGTACACCCTCCAGTACTACATGGCCATGTACGGCTGA
- the ppsA gene encoding phosphoenolpyruvate synthase gives MSEYKFIRWFEELRKTDVPLVGGKGANLGEMTNAGIPVPPGFCVTAEAYKYFVENVKLEDGTVLQDWIMNIIAQTNVDDSKQLQENTAKIRQKIIELPMLPEIAQEIEDAYKKLSQRFNKDAVYVAVRSSATAEDLPEASFAGQQETYLDVYGVDDVIDKVKKCWASLWTARATFYRAKQGFDHSKVYLSAVVQKMVNSETSGVMFTANPVTNDRSEIMINAAWGLGEAVVSGSVSPDEYIVEKGTWKIKEKYIAKKEVMVVRNPETGKGTVYVKVADYLGPEYVEKQVLTEEQIVEVAKIGAKIEEHYGWPQDIEWAYDKDDGKLYIVQSRPITTLKEEVKTEETEMTEEMKVLLKGLGASPGVGAGKVVVIFDASEIDKVKEGDVLVTTMTNPDMVPAMKRASAIVTDEGGRTCHAAIVSRELGIPAVVGTKEATKVLKDGMLVTVDGTRGVVYEGIVKSLVKGKEEEKAAGGQVVVAGAPLVTATEVKVNVSMPEVAERAAATGADGVGLLRAEHMILGIGAHPVKFIKEGKEEELIEKLVEGIRKVVEAFYPRRVWYRTLDAPTNEFRELPGGEDEPEERNPMLGWRGIRRGLDQPELLRAEFKAIKRLVDEGYDNIGVMLPLVSYPEQVRQAKEIALSVGLVPHKDVEWGVMIETPASALIIEDLIKEGLDFVSFGTNDLTQYTLAIDRDNERVFKLYDEKHPAVLKLIENVIKVAKKYGVETSICGQAGSDPKMVKLLVRMGIDSISANPDAVELVRKTVAREEARIQLEAARKALKE, from the coding sequence ATGAGCGAATACAAATTTATAAGGTGGTTTGAGGAGCTCAGGAAGACCGACGTTCCCCTCGTCGGTGGAAAGGGTGCCAACCTTGGAGAAATGACCAACGCGGGAATACCCGTCCCGCCCGGATTCTGTGTCACCGCCGAAGCCTACAAGTACTTTGTCGAGAACGTCAAGCTCGAGGACGGTACCGTTCTCCAGGACTGGATTATGAACATCATCGCCCAGACGAATGTTGATGACTCAAAGCAGCTCCAGGAGAACACCGCCAAGATCAGGCAGAAGATCATCGAGCTCCCGATGCTCCCTGAGATCGCCCAGGAGATCGAGGACGCCTACAAGAAGCTCAGCCAGAGGTTCAACAAGGACGCCGTTTACGTCGCCGTTAGGAGCTCGGCCACCGCCGAGGACCTTCCGGAGGCTTCCTTCGCCGGCCAGCAGGAGACCTACCTCGACGTCTACGGCGTTGACGACGTCATAGACAAGGTCAAGAAGTGCTGGGCCAGCCTCTGGACCGCTCGCGCTACATTCTACAGGGCCAAGCAGGGCTTCGACCACAGCAAGGTCTACCTCTCAGCCGTCGTCCAGAAGATGGTCAACAGCGAGACCAGCGGTGTCATGTTCACCGCCAACCCGGTCACCAATGACAGGAGCGAGATAATGATCAACGCCGCCTGGGGCCTCGGTGAGGCCGTCGTCAGCGGTAGCGTTTCCCCGGACGAGTACATCGTCGAGAAGGGCACCTGGAAGATAAAGGAGAAGTACATCGCCAAGAAGGAAGTTATGGTCGTCAGGAACCCGGAGACCGGCAAGGGCACCGTCTACGTCAAGGTCGCCGACTATCTCGGCCCCGAGTACGTTGAGAAGCAGGTTCTTACAGAGGAGCAGATCGTTGAGGTCGCCAAGATCGGCGCCAAGATAGAGGAGCACTACGGCTGGCCGCAGGATATCGAGTGGGCCTACGACAAGGATGACGGCAAGCTCTACATCGTCCAGAGCAGGCCGATCACCACCCTTAAGGAGGAGGTTAAGACGGAGGAGACCGAAATGACCGAAGAGATGAAGGTCCTTCTCAAGGGTCTTGGAGCCTCACCCGGCGTTGGTGCCGGTAAGGTTGTCGTTATCTTCGACGCCAGCGAGATCGACAAGGTCAAGGAAGGAGACGTTCTCGTTACCACAATGACCAACCCGGACATGGTTCCGGCAATGAAGAGGGCTTCCGCCATCGTTACCGACGAGGGCGGAAGGACCTGCCACGCGGCCATCGTCAGCCGTGAGCTCGGCATTCCAGCCGTCGTCGGTACCAAGGAGGCCACCAAGGTCCTCAAGGACGGCATGCTCGTCACCGTTGACGGTACCAGGGGTGTCGTTTACGAGGGCATAGTCAAGAGCCTTGTCAAGGGCAAGGAAGAGGAGAAGGCCGCCGGCGGCCAGGTCGTCGTTGCCGGTGCCCCGCTCGTCACCGCCACCGAGGTCAAGGTCAACGTCTCAATGCCCGAGGTTGCTGAGAGGGCAGCCGCCACCGGCGCCGACGGCGTTGGACTTCTCCGCGCTGAGCACATGATCCTCGGCATCGGTGCCCACCCGGTCAAGTTCATCAAGGAGGGCAAGGAGGAGGAGCTCATCGAGAAGCTCGTCGAAGGCATAAGGAAGGTCGTTGAGGCCTTCTACCCGAGGCGCGTCTGGTACAGGACCCTTGACGCCCCGACCAACGAGTTCCGCGAGCTTCCGGGCGGAGAGGACGAACCGGAAGAGAGGAACCCGATGCTCGGCTGGCGCGGAATCAGGCGCGGTCTCGACCAGCCGGAGCTCCTCAGGGCCGAGTTCAAGGCCATCAAGAGGCTTGTCGACGAGGGCTACGACAACATCGGCGTCATGCTCCCGCTCGTCAGCTACCCGGAGCAGGTCAGGCAGGCCAAGGAGATCGCCCTCAGCGTCGGCCTCGTTCCGCACAAGGACGTCGAGTGGGGCGTCATGATCGAGACCCCAGCCAGCGCCCTCATCATTGAGGACCTCATCAAGGAGGGCCTTGACTTCGTCAGCTTCGGCACCAACGACCTCACCCAGTACACCCTCGCCATCGACAGGGACAACGAGCGCGTCTTCAAGCTCTACGACGAGAAGCACCCGGCAGTCCTCAAGCTCATCGAGAACGTCATAAAGGTCGCCAAGAAGTACGGCGTCGAGACCAGCATCTGCGGCCAGGCCGGAAGCGACCCGAAGATGGTCAAGCTCCTCGTCAGGATGGGCATCGACAGCATTAGCGCCAACCCGGATGCCGTCGAGCTCGTCAGGAAGACCGTCGCCAGAGAAGAGGCCAGGATTCAGCTCGAGGCCGCCAGGAAGGCCCTCAAGGAGTGA
- a CDS encoding MATE family efflux transporter has translation MRSEKVERMREQILNGPIIKTLILLSYPLIINQLVQVLYNLTDTFWLGKLGRLELSAPGTAWPLVWFFMSIGMGFATAGFAFVSQYVGAKDYEKANRYAGALYSLMLIFATAVGILGVILAPYLLSLMGVSDTIFPYALRYTRVIFAGIPFSFTLFAFNFLLRAVGDTKTPVKINVGTVLLNLFLDPFFIFGWGPFPQLGVVGAAVATMLSNTLGSLIGGYLLFTGKVGIHLTPETLRPDIHFYSRIFRVGLPSSIGSSTTALGFVILARVIFTVGRLYGEAHGIPHYEDVAFATYSITNRLTNFMFAFSDGISMAMGTMVGQAIGAGLYERAKRIAEKTMLINFTILSIGTLLFAFFRVPIFRFFINDPAIIAESGKVVLYFSASLPFFGVFAAVNNTFNSAGHTKKSMVIGMVRLWGIRLPLSYGLGVLMRDTAGMWLGMGLSNVLGAVIALAWFLRGSWMRAIIEGEAH, from the coding sequence ATGCGGAGCGAGAAAGTAGAGCGGATGCGCGAACAGATACTCAACGGCCCGATAATTAAAACGCTTATCCTGTTATCCTACCCATTGATTATCAACCAGCTCGTTCAGGTGCTCTACAACCTCACAGATACGTTCTGGCTCGGAAAGCTCGGAAGGCTTGAACTCTCCGCCCCTGGAACGGCGTGGCCTCTCGTGTGGTTCTTCATGAGCATAGGGATGGGCTTTGCCACAGCAGGCTTCGCCTTCGTGAGCCAGTACGTTGGGGCAAAGGACTACGAGAAGGCCAACCGCTATGCAGGAGCGCTCTACTCCCTCATGCTCATCTTTGCAACGGCAGTTGGAATTCTCGGCGTCATACTAGCTCCCTATCTCCTCAGTTTGATGGGCGTCAGCGACACGATATTCCCCTATGCCCTCCGCTACACCCGCGTGATATTCGCCGGGATACCGTTCTCATTCACCCTCTTTGCCTTCAACTTCCTCCTGAGGGCGGTTGGTGACACTAAAACCCCTGTAAAGATAAACGTCGGTACAGTTCTCCTCAACCTCTTTCTGGACCCCTTCTTCATCTTCGGCTGGGGACCCTTTCCACAGCTTGGGGTCGTCGGCGCTGCGGTAGCTACTATGCTCTCTAACACCCTAGGTTCCCTGATCGGCGGCTACCTGCTCTTTACCGGTAAGGTGGGCATACACCTGACGCCGGAGACCCTTAGGCCCGACATCCACTTCTACTCGCGGATATTCCGCGTCGGCCTGCCTTCGAGCATTGGATCATCAACCACTGCCCTCGGCTTCGTCATCCTGGCGAGGGTAATCTTTACCGTTGGACGGCTCTATGGAGAAGCACATGGCATTCCACACTACGAGGACGTTGCCTTTGCCACGTACAGCATAACCAACAGGCTCACCAACTTCATGTTCGCCTTCTCCGACGGCATCAGCATGGCGATGGGGACGATGGTAGGGCAGGCCATCGGTGCCGGCCTCTACGAAAGGGCCAAGAGGATAGCGGAGAAGACGATGTTGATCAACTTCACCATCCTGAGCATTGGAACGCTCCTCTTCGCGTTCTTCCGCGTCCCAATATTCAGGTTCTTCATCAACGATCCGGCGATAATAGCCGAGAGCGGGAAGGTGGTTCTCTACTTCTCTGCCTCACTTCCATTCTTCGGGGTATTCGCGGCCGTGAACAATACGTTCAACAGCGCGGGACACACCAAGAAGAGCATGGTCATAGGGATGGTCCGCCTCTGGGGCATAAGGCTCCCGCTCAGCTACGGCCTCGGAGTTCTCATGAGGGACACCGCCGGAATGTGGCTTGGAATGGGCCTCAGCAACGTCCTTGGAGCAGTCATAGCGCTCGCCTGGTTCCTCAGGGGCAGCTGGATGAGGGCGATAATCGAGGGGGAAGCCCATTAA
- a CDS encoding MATE family efflux transporter yields MERGKIQAMREQILNGPIEKTLLKLAYPLIVSNLVQVLYNITDTFWLGKLGREALAAPGTSWPIIGTLMALGMGFATAGFAFVGQYIGAGNYERANRSAGALYSLMLLFSTATAIISLAILPYALQFMKVTPNVYPYAKAYATVVFAGVPFSFTFMAFSALMRASGDTKTPVKISMLTVAMNIVLDPLLIFGIGPCPRWGVAGAAVATVISNATGAVIGARLLTSGRAGLHLTRETLKPDTEFYSRIFRVGLPSAVGQSANSFGFVVLTRIIYGYGDVTYAAYTITTRLVNFITSIARGVSMAMGTMIAQNIGAEKYERAKRIAERAMVINFLIASSAVLTIGLFRVPVFKVFLDDPKVIAQSEYVLKYFLISVPFFNGIFVVVTRTFSSAGHTKKSMVLSMLRLWGFRIPLSYLFGYVASITVFGLRIPLAELFGMSPKGVFFGMGMSNFLAAIVAFLWFSRGTWMKRIIEEEVRREP; encoded by the coding sequence ATGGAGCGCGGAAAGATTCAAGCGATGCGTGAGCAGATACTCAACGGGCCGATAGAGAAGACCCTCCTCAAGCTAGCTTACCCCCTCATCGTCAGCAACCTCGTTCAGGTTCTCTACAACATAACCGATACCTTCTGGCTTGGAAAGCTTGGAAGGGAAGCATTAGCGGCCCCAGGGACGAGCTGGCCGATAATAGGGACGCTAATGGCCCTTGGCATGGGGTTCGCTACTGCCGGCTTCGCCTTCGTTGGGCAGTACATTGGGGCTGGGAACTACGAAAGGGCCAACCGCTCAGCTGGAGCGCTTTACTCACTAATGCTCCTCTTCTCAACGGCGACGGCAATAATAAGTCTCGCGATCCTTCCTTACGCGCTCCAATTCATGAAGGTCACACCCAACGTCTACCCCTACGCCAAGGCATATGCCACGGTAGTTTTCGCGGGCGTTCCCTTCTCCTTCACGTTCATGGCCTTCTCTGCCCTTATGAGGGCCTCTGGAGACACAAAAACTCCTGTAAAGATAAGCATGCTCACAGTGGCTATGAATATAGTGCTCGATCCTCTCTTAATCTTTGGAATCGGACCCTGTCCGAGGTGGGGCGTTGCGGGGGCGGCGGTAGCAACGGTTATCTCCAACGCAACCGGCGCCGTGATAGGTGCAAGGCTCTTAACGAGCGGAAGGGCCGGCCTTCACCTCACGAGGGAAACACTTAAACCTGACACGGAGTTCTACTCGAGGATCTTCCGCGTTGGCCTGCCTTCGGCCGTCGGTCAGTCTGCCAACAGCTTCGGCTTTGTTGTCCTTACGAGGATCATCTACGGCTACGGAGATGTGACCTACGCGGCCTACACAATAACCACCAGACTGGTGAACTTCATAACTAGCATAGCAAGGGGCGTCAGCATGGCGATGGGGACGATGATAGCCCAGAACATCGGGGCGGAGAAGTACGAGAGGGCAAAGAGAATAGCGGAGAGGGCAATGGTGATTAACTTCCTCATTGCGTCCTCTGCAGTCTTGACAATAGGCCTTTTTAGAGTTCCCGTCTTCAAGGTCTTCCTCGATGACCCAAAGGTCATAGCCCAGAGCGAGTACGTTCTCAAATACTTCCTGATATCAGTCCCGTTCTTCAACGGGATCTTCGTCGTCGTAACGAGAACCTTTAGCTCCGCCGGACACACGAAGAAGAGCATGGTGCTCAGCATGCTCCGCCTCTGGGGCTTCAGGATACCCCTGAGCTACCTCTTCGGCTACGTAGCTTCGATAACGGTTTTTGGTCTTAGAATTCCTCTCGCTGAGCTCTTTGGGATGAGCCCCAAGGGAGTCTTCTTCGGGATGGGTATGAGCAACTTTCTAGCGGCGATAGTTGCTTTCCTCTGGTTCAGCAGGGGGACGTGGATGAAGAGGATAATAGAAGAGGAAGTCAGGAGAGAGCCTTAA